The region AGACATTGTCAGACTGGtcctaaaatttatacagaagcGCAAGTCTTGTCATTGTAGGACGTGGACCATGTGATTTTATGACAGGTTATCACACTACAGTGATGGACTCGGGTGGTGTTGGCATAAGGCTAGGCAAGTGGAGCAGGGAAACGGAGTCCAGAGATAGACCTACCACGTACAGTCACTTGATTTACACTAACGGTGCCAGCGTGCTTCAGTGAGGTCcccatctttctcttctccacaGCAGGTGCCGTGCTTCAGGCCCCCCCATCCGTGGCAGCCCTTTCCTCCTCACTCCACATTACCTTTGGGAGGCTTAGGCAGATAccccctcctctgggaagcccccCAGCCTTCTGAGTGAGGATATGTGACCCTCCTCCTCACTTCCCTCACACTAGGGCACCCAGGAGATTTGTCATCCACACTGGGACATTTGGGAGTACAAAGGAACACTCTATTGGCACCAGGGCAATGTTGGTAAGCTGGGAGTGTCAAGGGCAAACTGGGGCCCTCCCTCAGCCTCTGGACACTTCAGTGCACAACCCTCACTCACATGCTGTCTTTGAACAGTGTTCATGCCCATCCCTTCTCCAGACCCCAAAGTCCATGGGGCCAGGGACCACACCATGGTGcatctgcatctttttttttttttttttttttttttttttatgatagtcacacacacagagagagagagaggcagagacacaggcagaaggagaagcaggctccatgcaccgggagcccaacgtgggattcgatcccgggtctccaggatcgcgccctgggccaaaggcaggcgctaaaccgctgcgccatgcATCTGCATCTTGAGTTCCCCTCCAGCACTCACCTCGGGGTTGGCTCTAATGATGTCTGTTGGCTGGAAGGGGAGAGTGTGGCTGAGGGGGCATGAGGGGCTGGGGTGGCTGGACCCTGCAGGGGGCAGCCCAAGCCCTCCTGTAACCAACGTCCAGCTCAGGGTTCAGGCCCCGGTCAGTATTCAGGCTGGCCAGGAAAGTTCTAGAACCCAGGACCAGCCCAGTCTGATTCCACTGAGTTGCACTTCAGATCATTGATCCTTTGACTGTATCATATATGTGATCACCCATTAGTCCTTCTGCCTGTCCATCGTTCAGTCAGTGCTCCCTGAGCCCCTCCTTCTGTCTGTCTGAGCTCCCAGCACAGGGGAGGCAGCAGTGGATGCAGTGGATGAAGCCACGTGCTCCCTGACCTCCGGAGATCACCTTCTAGCCAGGTACATGGACAAGGACAGGTGAGCAAGTAAGGATGCAGGACACAAGGTGGGAGGCCTCTCTGGACCAGGTGGTCACCTTGAGTGCTCAGCCAGGGCAGGTGCGTGCCAGAGAACATGGTGCCCACTGACGGCTGGGTGGGACGTGCTGAGAGCTGCAGGGTTGGGTGGGGTGTCAAGGTCAGGGCTGGCTGGGGACATCTGCAGCTCTGCTGGATCCGGGAGGCAATGCAGTTGGCCTTGAAGGTCAGGACAGGCGGACAGCACCTGAGGTCGCCTCTCCTCAGGACAAGCTGCTTTGCCTTTGTTGCTCTGGAACAGATCTGCAAGGAGACACTGCTCCGCCCCCGATGCAGCCTGGGTTCTGGGCTGTCAGGTGACTTGctggaggtcacacagctagagagGTGCCAGCAGGATGGGAGCCCAGCGCCGTGACAGCCTCATCTCTCCAGGATGGAGGACACTTACCGGCTTGTTTGGGCTCAGGCTGGCGTCCCCACGACGCAGCAGCGGGTTCCTGGCCAGAGGTCCCTGCGCTCCCCATCTGTCTAGATTGGGCTGTTTATCACTCGCCCCAGACACTGCTAGCCGCCTGTCCCAGCCTGTCCCCCCACCTGTCCCTGCCGGCACACAGATGGAAGGCCCCACAGGGGGCCCCACAGCTATTTCCTAGGGCTGGGAGGATGGGGCACCTCAACTCTGAAACCACGCCCCTAACCCTCATCCCATTCTGGGGCCTTCCAAGAAGGAGGCCACACCCCTCTTCGGGGTACGACAAGCAACGTCACAAGAATGGACagcccctctgcaccccaccctaTCTCACccctaaagcagactccccagacCTACTGGGGCTCCGGGAACTGCACCCACCCTCCCCAAGTAGCAAGATGGCCTTTCGACTTGCTGaggagaacaaaaggaaaagacgagtagataaaattaaatgtccttacaACCTGCAGCCCACGGACAAACACTAGAgccaggcagagtgaccttcctccgAGAACTCCCAGCTGCCTAACGTTACTGCTTTGCTAGCGGCAAAAAGCTTCTTAGCCTGACAATGGCCAGACCTGCAGGATCCCGGGggtcttctttaacatatgaaaatccttttggaaacttcccaCACCCTGctcctcccaacttgaaagtacaGGATCACCATCCCGCCCAACCTCCGTGCAGCTCTTCCAGCCCGCGGGTCCTGTCCCCCggctttaatctttttttttttttaatttttatttatttatgatagtcacagagagagagagagagagaggcagagacacaggcagagggagaagcaggctccatgcaccgggagcccgacgtgggattcgatcccgggtctccaggatcgcgccctgggccaaaggcaggcgccaaaccgctgcgccacccagggatccccatcccccggctttaataaaaccaccttttcgCACTGAAatcatctcaagaattctttcttgacggTTCGCTCCCGGCCCCGCCTCACGTCAGACCCTGATGTCCTCTGCTGGCGTCACGGGCAGGCAGGGTCTTGGGGAGACCAGGCAGGGGGCTCGGCGGCGTGGCCAGAGCCCGCTCGCCCCTCCCGGGAGGCACAGAAAACCTGCAAAAGCTGGTGTCTCTGGATTGTGGGTGCTGACAGGTGACCCTCCTTTCCACTTCTTAAAGCCCTCTGAAGTCCCCAAAGCAAACAACACATAATTTTTCTGGTGAAAAACATTTATAAGTTTCTAAAACAAATCTGTGCTTGTAAAAAGCTTTGTTGTGACAGGTGCGTGCATTCGGTGTCCTCCTTTGGGTAAAGCTGCTGTTTCTGTGGGTCTCTTTCTACTGGAGACAGACGTAGCCAGAGGGTTCTCGCCCAAAACGTCTCCCTTTGGCTCCAAAGAGATTCAGTGATTCATCTTTTCAATGTTTTCTGTAGGGCTTCAACGTTTTGACAATGACCATggactatctttttttcttaatagtcaGAAAAGACATAAAGTGATTTGTACTTTGAAAGCTAAGAAGCATGACTTTgtgtccctccctctgtcctcccagtCCCGCCCcgtccctccccatctctctctacctctgtcacAGGGAAAGCCCCAGGGTGAATCCCGCCGGGCAGGGTCTGCAGGAAGCAGGCAGGGATGGGGCAATGGGTGGGAGAGCTAAGGATAccggggaggtggggaggatgaggatgaggatgaagtcgggggctgggggctggagcaCCCCTGCGGGTGGCAGGGTGTCCGGGGcccttggtgggggtggggctggggcggggctggggccggaAGGGCTGGAGTCCAAGCTCCGCACACCCACCCCTGCAGAGAGCTAGCTCCCTGCTGCTCactttgggggggcggggggtggcttAGGTGAGGACACAGCGCCTTCTGGCGGCCGGCGAGGAACTCCCAGGGGGCGGGGGACGTCGGTGGGGGGGCGAAGGACGAGGCTGGGTCTATCACCCTCCTCGGAGGAAGCATCAACAGCGCGGCCCTAGTGGGCGTGGAGCACGGACATCCCAGAACAAGCAGCCACCCCTCCAGCCCCTTCGTGGGCCCTGCGGGGCCACCCCTCCTCAGCCCTGGTgcctgcagggtggggggaggcaggagctGGGCCCGTGGCCTCTGCTTGCAGCCTGCCGGTCCCCGCCCTCCCTTCGTCCGCACTCCCAGGCCTCCCCGACCTCCTCAGGctccaggggctgcaggggtCAGGACCAccaccctccctctgtccctgatCAGCCCTTAGGTCCCCTGGGCCggtgagctggggctgggggtcacCTGGGAaggatggggggcggggcaggccaGGGCAGCCCCTACACGAGGCTCATGGGCAGGGACAGCCCGCGGGCCCCCCGCTGGGCCTGCTCCCCCAGGGACCTCTGCAGCAGGGCCCGCAGGGGCTGGCGCTGGCCCGGCTGCCGGCCGGCCATGAAGTGGAGGAGCGGCTTGGCGCTGCCGTGGACGCAGGCCAGGAGCATGGCCAGCGGGAAGAAGGCGGGCAGCAGGAAGCTGAGGAGGGGCTGCAGGCTCCAGTAGAGGACCAGGGGCAGGCCGCAGAAGCAGAGCAGGAGCGCGGAGCCCACGGTGACGCCGAAGAACTGGGGCCGCGGGCGCTGTGAGCAGCAGGCCACCCAGATGAAGAGGACCAGTCCGGCCACACAGGCCACGCAGGCCAGGGACAGCAGCCACGTGACGCTGGCCGCGTGGTACCGCAGGCAGGTGAGCGGGCGCTTGCTGGCCCGCAGCAGGCCGCAGGTGTGGGCCGGCAGCAGCACGGCCGGCGGGGTCAGGGCCCAGACCAGGCCGCAGATGAGGCCCGAGGTGTGCCTGGGGCGGTGGCCCTGGTAGcaggtggggaagaggagagagaggcagcgcTCGGCGTTCAGGGCCGCCAGCAGCCAGAGCCCCACGGCGAAGCCCACGAAGGTGACGGCGAAGTAGAGGTTGTCCTTGGAGCCCAGGGCGGCCTGGGCGATGGAGAAGCCCACCTGGAAGCCGAGGAACAGGAAGTCCGCGGCGGCCAGGTGGAGGACATACACGGAGAAGGGGCCCTTCTTGATGTGGAAGCCCAGATGCCAGAGGACCAGCCCGTTGCCCAGCAGCCCTCCGAGGCCGATGGCCAGAGTGAGGTAGAAGAGCACATTGGTGAAGGTTCTCCAGAACCCGAACATCCTGGCTGGATCGGCGGGGGGcgggccctgggaggagggggcgtgggggagtcgggaggtgggtgggcaggaagCATCGCCCCAGGTCGCGGGGTGCCAGCCCCGGGGGCCACCCTTCCTGGCCCACACCTAGCCCTGCAGGCCTCAGTGACCTCTGCAGGAGGAGACTTGATCATAAGGCGTGCCTGGTGCAGGGTGCCTGAGGTGATGATGGCTGGCGGGGTGCTGGGGGGTGCGGACCCTGGCCTCCCCCTGGCTAACTGGACCCAGTGAACACACAGAAGATTTATAGGACCCTGCACGGTGGCAGAGGTCAGCATTGGGCGGGACAAATCCCTGCAGGTGAAGGGACCCCCATGTGGCCCACTTGGGGGCTTCCCGCCTCCTTCATCAGAGACACTgcctcaggcttcccacaggaggGCCTGGCCTGCACTCCTGCCAGGTCCCTCACCCTGGAGGGTCTGCGAGGTGGTGTCCACTGATGGCCACAGGGACACGTGCTGTGCTGGTTAGGGAGGAAGAAGGACATGGTGGTGGGGACAGCAGGTGGCTGGGGGGCTGAGGGAGCCCCTGGCCTCCCCTGGATAGAGGTTAAACCACTGGTACTCCTGTTGCAGGTGGCTTGAATGTGGTGCTGCTCAGAAGGCTTGGGGTGACCGTGGGGACCGTGGTGACAGGTTGCAGGGCCCCGGGTCCTCTGGGGAGAAGCTAATACAAGTGTTTGCCACCAGCTGCTCTCGGGAGCCGGAGGCCCCCAGTCCTGTCCCAACCCAGGCCCGGGGCCCTGTGGGGGCCCTGTGGGGACAGGATGGTCTCCAGGGCAGGGAGAGCTCTTGCGAAGCCCCTCCCTGTcccgtgcccctcccccaggacccaCAGGGTCCTAGTTTGCAGCCCAGAGATGTAGACCCTGGCTCCAGGTTAGGGGTGTGGGGTGCGAGAGTGATggagggaggacagaggcagagatgggccCCCCAGTGCCCTTGGGGTTCCCCCACACACCTTTGCTGCACTGTGTCCCCACCCTGGGCACCCtgaccccatccccacctccttgTGACCCATCTCCCTTAGGGACCAGCTCCTCTTTTTGTCCCTGTTCTGAGCACCTCCTGCTCTGAgcacctcctgctccccctgcccccgtaCCCCAAGCATCATCACCAGCACCCTCTGTGGTTGCCCTTGTGCCCAGTGGGGTCTCGCCTTTGTCCCTTTGAGCCTCGTCCCAGATCGGGGCTTAGGGCAGCTCCTCCTTAGAGCCAGCAACCCAGGTCGGCCTTTGGTGTCCTGGGGTGACTGCAGTGACCCTCCCCTGTCTGGGCTGCGAGGTCCCCAAGGTACAACCTGGGGACTGCCCAGACTTTGCTGCTCAGAGGGAAGTGGTAGGGAGGCCGGCCTGTGCCCGGGAGGGCGGAGGGGCCCTGCCTGGAAGGAGGTCGGAGGCTGGGGTGCTGGGACAGGCCGCTTTTTGAACTCAGAGCAGTACACCTGCTCATTCACCTACATGGGGACCCAGAGCGCCAGCTTTTAAATAATGCCACGTTGTCTGCTTCCCCATCCCTGTGCCCGCCTCCCAGAATCCTCGGGGAAGTGTCTCCTCCCTggggggagcaggtgcaggggccCTGAGCCTTCTCACCTGTTGTTGGGAGCCTCTCTGCGATCCACGGGGGCAGCTGCACTCACCACCCGCCCGGGCCCTAAGTCCTCTCGTGTCCTCTGGGGCCCAGCTGGCTGGACCGAGGGCGTCCGAGCCAGTTCCCTGGAAATGGGAGGAGTGTGCTGCCCGTTCAGAGGCATGAGCTCAGAGATGTCCTCAGTGTGGGCTGGCCCATGCCTTCCTCCTTGGCCCATCCTGCACGAGAGGGTGCCCTGCGCCCCTGCCCGCTGCCTGGAGGGGAGGAAGCGGCACTGGGCACCCCAAGTCCAGCCAGGAGGAGCCTCACCTTCTGGACGGTTCCACTGAGGTGGTGCTTCCTCCCAGGGTCCTTTGGTTTAGTGCAGAGATGCATGTGAGGCAGGAGCTGTGGGCGTGTCCTGACCCTCTCCGGCAGTGTgaccttgtgcctcagtttctctgcttCTCGGACGGACCATTTGTGTCCAGCTTAGTGCCTGGCTTGGGGCGGTGGGTGGGTGGACCTCATGATGGGTGGGTGTTGCTGAGGGTGGTCCATAGAGGTTGGCCCCTCTTCACAAGGACACCCCAGCACCCACACGCCCGCTTTAGACCCTGGCTGGGGTCCTGGCCATCAACAGATACTTTGGGGTTAAAATACTTTCCCCAGTTTTGTTCTGCAGAGCCACGTAGCCCGACACATTCCTGACGAGGACTGTGTTCTATAGCTGCTGGAGACTCTCCGAGCTCACCGTGGCTCAGCGTCAGAAGTGATGCCGCAGAGCCGCTGTTTCTCAGATGGCTACGAGCTCATTTCCACAACACGAGTGTCCTGCCCTGGAGGGCCAGTCCTTCAGCACAGCCTGAGAGCCCGGGCTGAGGTCGCTGATTCCTCAGCTCCCGGCATTTCTGCACCGTGCCTAAGACTGTGAGCAGTGTGTGCAACCTGCAGGCCCAGTGGCTGGGTGTCCTTCTGCAGGACGCAGCCAGCCACCCGCCTTGCCTGCTCCCCCTGCACCGGGCTGGTGCCTTGGGACCCTCCTCAGTGTCTCCAGatgcccccttcccccccaccaccTGCCAGTTTTCCTCAAAGGTCACCCTCCCTGGAAGCTGTCCCCAGCATGTCCCTGTCTCCCTATCATGCTGATTGTCTTGTCCCCACCCCATGGGTAGGTCCTACCTGGGGTTTTCTATCCACTGCCACTAGCGAGGCCTCATACATGCCAGGCCCTCAGGTGGTGGCAGTGCTGACAGCAGCAAACACCTGCGTGATGCCTGCTGTGGGCTGAATGGGGCCCTGGGAGATCCATCCACATCCAATCCCTGCCAGCTATGGAGGTGGCCTTCCTGGAGCAAAGGGTCTTTGCAGAAGTGAGTGAGGGTTTTGAGAGGAGAGCaccctggattatctgggtggactCTAAACCCAGTGACAGGTGTTcttagaagagaaaggagacacagacacagagaaaggagaggccaTGTGACCACAGAGGTAAAGGCTAGGGGCGTGAGTAGGGTGAGGGACACGGCCACAGCCCAGCGGTCTCAGGAGCTGGAAGAGGCCGGAAGGACCATCTCTGGAGCCTGCAGGGGAGCCAAGCCCCATGACACCTTGATTCAGGCTTGCGGCCTCCAGGCTGGGAGACCATCAATTCTGTGGCAAGTGGCCATCTGTGGTCCCCTGTTGTGGCTGCCCCGGGACAGGGGCAGGAGGCCGCTCTGCTGTGTGCGCTCCCACGGGGCATCTCACTTCACTCCCGGTGCTGCCTCCAATGCGTTGGGTCCCCCGAGCTGCGGATGGGCACAGTGAGGCTGGGGAAGCAGGGACGGGTTATCTGAGGTGGTGTGGATCTCATGGGGCAGCAGGGCGGTGGCTGAGCagctgtgtctgtgcctctctccccagGAACATCCGGGGCGCTCAGGTCTGGAAGCCTCCACGTTCTCAGACCCTCAGACTTGGGTGGAAACCAGAAACATCACGTGTTGTTTGGACTCATCTTTCCCGAGCTTCTTTCACAGCTGGTACCTTGTGTCCTGTCCCCAATCCTGACCCTGCCACCTGAAGTCTCCACTGTGTCCAGTGGCTGGAGTTAAACCACTCTGACATACAAAACAGGCCACTTCACACTGTTCAAGCCCAACTCAGCTCTGAAGCTGCGGGTGGGCCAGTATGCCTCCCTGTCTCCGGGTCCGGGTCTGCAGGTGTGGGCTTGGCCACCTCTTAGGGACATGTCTCAGAGACTCAGTGAGGAGCCCATGCTGGGAGAAACGAGGTGGGGGTTCCACAGTCACCCTCCCATCTCAGCCTCAGGACAAAATCACCCCCTTCTGAGACTCAGACCCCTGGGGGCAGATGGCaatagggggcagagggaggtagCCCCACTCCTTGGCCATGGGGCATCCCAGTGCCGCACCCAGCCACTGGCCAGCCTACAGAGGTGGTGAGAGCATGCCTTAATGTGGGCATTACTGTTCTCCAGACACATCAGAGGATGATTGTCAGTGGAGAGGCAGGTCGCTGGGGACCCCTGCCAGAGGCCGCCTGCGGTCAGGATGCAGTGGGAGGGGGATGTGTGGGCAGGAGTGTTTTCTGTGGTTTTGGCTGGGACGGGCAAGGCTGGGTGAGAAGGCTGAGGATGGGCCGGTCTGTGTAACTCAGGGGCTCCAGGGCACAGGGGCCATCCCTGCCGTGGGACACCTGTCCCGGGCTGGTTAGGGCAGGAGAAGGTGGCCTGTGGGCTCCGTGTGGCTGCTCTGCATTTGAAAGCACTTCCCTCCCAGGCCTTGGTTTCCTGTCTCTGGGAGGGACAGTCCCTGCAGgattccccagggcctgggaagcCAGAGCTTCAGAAATACGTAGAATAAAGGAAGATGCTGCGGAGGGAGAGCAGATCTGGGTCTGAGGCCCTGTTGGTTCTGCCTCAGGCTCCCGGGCTCCCGAGGGGGAGGACAGCCTGCTGGGCTGGGAGCGCCCCACGCCTGCCCGGAAACCAGACCTCTGGGCCCACACTTGGCCCTGCTGCCTCCGGTGTGGATCCTGGCCTGGGGTGTCCATGTTCTGAAACCTTGGCTCCCCACAGCTTCCCTGTGCCGTTGGCGGGCCGTCGTGCACGTTAAAGTTTGATCGTTTGTCGAACGTGAACCCTTGACACGTGGCGGCTTTTTCTACTTTGATGGTAGCTCTCACGGCTGTAGAAAGAGTCTAGGCTTCTCTCAACAACCCTTTCCTTCTAAGAACCAAGCTCAGCCCCCATCACGGCTgcagggagcaggtgcaggggggaCGGCTGGGTGCAGACCCCCGAGGCCCCAGAGCCGTCCCAGGCACCCTGGAGGGGTGGGTAGGAGCAggtttgtggggggggggagggcgagGCCTTCTGGAAGTGGGGTGCATTTTCACGAAGAAAAGACCCAAGGAGGTCCAGCAGATCTCGTGTTTGGGgttgaatatttttgttgtttttcccccTTCTGAGGTAATTAAATAGCTGAGCCCTGAGCCAGCCTCACACAACCAGGACACACCCCTGTGAGACACTAACCCTCAGGCTTCATCCaagttggggtgggtggggagggctggtgGCTCCCTGGGCCCCTGGCTGACAGGCTGCCCTGTGGCCCTAAATGCGCAGGCGTGGGGCCAGCCGACCTCTCCACGACCCCTGCAGAGGGGGGCAGGCTCCCATAGCCTTCCTGGGAAGGCCTGGCTGCCTGATCGGGCCCCAGTGAGGGGTCTGTTCCTGCGAACACTGTCCTGGGCAGAGCAGGTCTGGGggctcttggggtcctgggagtggAGGGCACTGGCTCTGGGCCTGGGGTCCGGCCTCCTCGGACCCtgacctgcctccctccctggcctgtgTCAGGACAGtggctgaggtcagagagggTGCAGGTAGGGCAGGGAGGCGACAAGTGCAGGCTGTCCTTGCTGGTGGAGCTGGAAGCTCTGCTCCCTGGTTGGCCAGTGGTTCCAGCTGGAGGGCTGGCCCGCCCGAGGCCAGTGTCCTGGGATCTTTGAACCCCGGGACAGGCCTAACAGGCCAACCCCAGCCGGCCTCAAGAAAACCTCACCAACTGCCTGGCCCATCAGGCCACACACCTGCTGTCACAACCGACGACCAGCGATGGGGTTGAGCCCAGTCTCCATAGAGACCCCAGAGCACGTGTTTCTATGATTCTTCAGGGGAGGTACCTCTGCTCACCCCTGATAAGGAGACATTTAGTCTCCCCAAGCCCTTGGACACTGGGGGTGGGCTCTTTGGGAAGGGCTGAGCACAGAGGGTCACTGACCTGGGTCTTCCCCAGACAAGGCAAAGGAGGGGTCAAGGACAGCCAGTGTGGGGCTGAGAGCCTGGCTGGCCGCCTCGGGTCCAATGAGGTGGAGGGCGTGGTCTGAGGAGTCATTTTGGGATCTGAGGCTGTCTTGTTGGTCTTGAGGGTCAGTGTCTGAACCCTCAAGGGGGGCATCTTATCTGTAGGATGGGAGCGCTGTGCCCTTGTGCATGGATCCCCTGGAGTAGTGTCCACAGCAAGGTTCTGAGTTGTGCTTTTTCTCCTGGGCTCTCCCTTGCCTGGGCGAAGTTTACACCCGGGGCTGAAAGCAGAATTTGAGGCCACTTCCTCTTCTGGATCTTGTTTCTGCAAACTGAGTGATGGAGTTGGATAAACCTGTCCTGGAGGTGATGAGGACACTCTGTACCCCAGGGCCACGTCTGGCTCCTGGCATGCCAGGTGGTGGAAGGCACCACGCCGCGGGGGCTTCGAGGTGCTCCTGGGGAAACGGGCTGGCCCGGGGGCTTCTCATCTCCTGGGACTCCTAGACCCAGTGTGCCATGGCACTTGGGAGCCAGGGGCAGGGCACCATGGCAGTGGGTTGTGGCTTTTCCACCCACCCAGGGTGCTTCCCCCTTGACTCCCGGGGCAGTCAGCTTCCCTGGAGCTCTGGGTGAGCTGTGCATTGCCCAGacccagggaaagagagagagagaaagagtgtgtgtgtgtgtgtgtgtgttgggggggctCCCGAGGCACGAGTGGGCCCGGGGAAGCAGCTCTGTCAGGCAATCGAACCTCAGAGCCTTGAGCATTGGGCTGATTATAACAACTGCCCCTGGGGCCTTCTGGAAGCTCATCTTTGAGCCCCAAATTCTGCCCCTAC is a window of Vulpes lagopus strain Blue_001 chromosome 11, ASM1834538v1, whole genome shotgun sequence DNA encoding:
- the MRGPRG gene encoding mas-related G-protein coupled receptor member G, yielding MFGFWRTFTNVLFYLTLAIGLGGLLGNGLVLWHLGFHIKKGPFSVYVLHLAAADFLFLGFQVGFSIAQAALGSKDNLYFAVTFVGFAVGLWLLAALNAERCLSLLFPTCYQGHRPRHTSGLICGLVWALTPPAVLLPAHTCGLLRASKRPLTCLRYHAASVTWLLSLACVACVAGLVLFIWVACCSQRPRPQFFGVTVGSALLLCFCGLPLVLYWSLQPLLSFLLPAFFPLAMLLACVHGSAKPLLHFMAGRQPGQRQPLRALLQRSLGEQAQRGARGLSLPMSLV